CTTGTCGAACCAGAAGAAGTAGCAGAGGCATTCTCGGAATTAGAGAAAAACGGAAAAGTTCGTCACTTTGGCGTAAGCAATCATAACCCGATGCAAATTGAACTGTTGAAAAAATATGTTGAACAGGATTTAATTGTTAACCAGCTACAATTTAGCATCATGCACACAAGCATGATTGATGCTGGCATTCAAATGAATACAAGATTTGAAAACTCGGTGGATCGCGACGGTAGCATTCTAGATTATAGTCGTTTGAACGACATGACAATCCAAGCCTGGTCCCCTTTCCAACACGGTTTCTTCAAGGGAGTATTTATTGATAATGATCAATTCTCTGAACTGAATGCAAAACTCGGGGAAATTAGCGAGAAATATGAAGTTACCAAATCAGCAATCGCCACTGCTTGGATCTTACGTCACCCGGCAATAATCCAACCAGTTGTCGGGACGATGAATTCTGAAAGGCTGAAGAGTATCGCAAAAGCCGCTGACATCGTTTTAACGCGCGAGGAATGGTATGAAATTTACCTGGCCGCAGGTAATGAACTACCATAAACATAAAAGAACTCATCCAGATTCAATCTGGTTGAGTTCTTTTTAAAACTTATCAACTCGGTGGTATTCAGCGACTTGAGTCACTCGAACATCCTTCGTATTCAACTCATGGTAAATCCCTCGACTATCTGTGAATGAAATGTATTGATCACGCTCACTTTGAATGAGTTTTTCCGCTTTTTCTTGCGATTCCGTGTGGATAAACCTTCTTATGTAGTGCTCCTCATCAAAAAAGTAAGTGATTTTGAATTCCTTCATTACATTCACGCTCCCTATTGTTACATGTAGTATAGCCTTCATTCCAACAAAAAACGCAAACATCCACCAACCAGTAAATCGGATCGGTGGATGTGTAAGCTACTTTTCTTACTTATCGTTCGGTTCGTCACTGCCCCGATAGCGTTTATAAGGCAATAGGTTCCAACTTCTATATTCAACATCTTCCTTACGAAGAACTTTTGGCATGTCGGCAAGAATCTTTTTCGCAACTTCGAGTTCGCGCTCTGCTTCTGCTTTGTCTTGATACATGAATTCATCAGAAGCAACTGCTGGCGCTTGCCCTATTTTTTCTTCCAAGTCTTGGATAACCATTTGTTGTTGAGACCGCAACGCAACCCGAGCATCTGCTACCCAGTCCGGCTGAAGATTCCGGTTTGTATCTCCCACACTACTATACTCTTCGAAAACTTCTCGGTAAATGCGTTCTGCATTGGAACGCACGTCTAAATTCGCATCTTCTAAATCCAGATTCGTCAGTTCTTCTACAGTTAACGGCGTCGCACGCTTCCGCCCTCCAAGTCTCACTCTATCTAAATAGAATGGGAACATGCTCTTAATCGTTTTTCCTACTGGCGCAATAGAAACCTCGTTTTCGTCAAGTCCCTTTGGCTGTACCCCTTGAATTGCGATACGTGCCGATTCTGGACGCACAATTTCTTTCGGCGGCATGATTCCGTGACGAAGCATCTCGCGAATCCCCGTTCCTGAAATATTGATACGGTATTGTTCGTCATGCGGACAAGACTGGCCCGTTGCCGGACTATCGCATCGCGTACAATAAAAAACTTCATGGAAAAGTCGAATATCGATGCCCAACTCCGCCGGATCAAATTGGTCGAAAATGCTATGACTCGCGTACTTATCATAATAATCGCCGATTCCCGCATGATCCCGCCCAATTAACGCATGCGTACAACCATAATTTTTCATGATCAATGCATGTAAAACAGTTTCACGCGGACCTGCGAAAATATAAGTCACTCGAAGTGGTGCAAGAATCGAGCGTCCTTTTGGATAATACGTATCTAACACACTACGATACGACAACATCCGGAATTCGTGCCGCGTATATTCACGTTTCGCCATCTCAACCAATGGCTGCAATAATAAGCCATCGATTTCTTCAAGGGCATTTTTGTGGATATACTCGTGGCCTCTATGCAAAGGATTGGCGCCCGTAATAAAACCGGCAGTCGAACGGAATTTTTTCTCCTCGTAAAATTCATGCCAAGTATCTTTTGGTTCCAAACGAAGTTTTTCAAATGGTCCCCAGTCCACTCGACGTAATAATTTAATCGGCCCGCCTAATGCTGTATCGCCCATCCGTCTAAAAATCGAGTCAACCCCTGGATGATTTCGATCTGTCGTGCCGAATAGATGGGAAGCACGGTATTCTTTATCATAATCAAAAATATCTTCTATTGTTAGAATTGCAACTGGCTCATTGTTTTCATCAGAAAGCGCTACTTCATCTCCGATTGAAAGTGTCTTCACCACTTCTTTGTTTCGTTTGCCGATTGGGGCAAAACTTAAAGGCACGGGCCATACTAAACCATTCGACAAGCGACCTACAGTAAGAACAGATTTATAGTCCACTTCATTCATGAAACCTTCATTTGGTGATAACACGCCTGTCGCAATCATTTCAAGCGTAATGACCGCTTCCAAGTCAACCATAATCGCAGGTAAACTTTTGGCGCGGACTACCGCCTCTTCAAGCTCGCTACCTGTTAGAACCCTATCAATCAATTCCCCGCCATGCGGTTGCTGAGGATAGTCCGCAAACCTATTTTTTGTTGTCGTCGTTGTCATGTTTTCACTCATTCTCCAAATTCCTCCCCATTCATATTGCCCCAAGTCTATAAATTATGACAAACGGCAATTTGTACTTTGCTTACCTAATTCTCTCTTCACATCGAACCTTGAAATTACCCCTTTAATTAAGAAAACAATGTGTAGAAATTTATAAGCTTATTCTGAATCTTATCACATGTTTGCATATAGAAAAAGCGAAATCTTATATTAATTTTATTATTTGCTCAATTCTTGAGAATTTATGAGGAAAATCATTTTAAGGTTATGGAGAAGAAGGATTAATTGAAAAAGCCCCCATACCTACAAAATTGTTGGAAGGGGCTCTTGGTTCACCATTTATGATATTATATTTTACTCCATATCCGTCGATTAAGCGTTAATTCATCGACAATCGAGAAATACTCCAAGAAGTCATCATAAATCTGTCTTAATCTTGCTTCGTCATCACTGTTATAAAGCTTGCCACTAAACTGATCTTTTTTCGTTTCTCTAAAGATGAACATTTTATTGTCCGTAAAGACAAATTCTGCTTTCCCATTAACACGATCACTATATTTCTGAATCTTATTTACAAAGTTGGGTGAAAGAATATAGCGATCCTCTACGTCATCAGTAGTCATGACTAGAAATTCTTTATTGAAGTTATGATTAGTGAGTTCAATTTGAAAAGCACCAGCACTTTTCGCATACGGATGTGTGTTGTTCAAGAACTTTCTCCTGAAAATAAACGTACTCCCTTCAAAAGCCTTGTTGAAATCAGCAATAAATACAACCCCTTTAAACACAGTTGAATCGGTATCTTCTGCTCTAGTCGCCGAAGCTGTTACATAAATTTCTGAGAACCTAAAAGTGGTTAATCCCAATTGTCCTTCAATATAATCTTCACCATCAATCCGATGATTATCTCCAAAATAATTACTTTGATATATTTCACTTTTTTCGATATGCTCATTCGGACTATAAGTAGCTCGATAAGTAAATTCGCCGTCGTCTTCAGGCTTTTTATAACTTCGAAATAGTGCGTCGATTAGTTTTGAAATAAGTAAATCCGCATATAATTGTTTAAATTTATGATTCATATAACTAGAAATCCAACTTATTAGAATGAAAGACAAAGGAAGCGCTATGATTAGTACATATTTGAAAAGGAAGTAAAAGGATATATAAACCATAACAAGAATTAAAATATATAGTATCTTTTTAAGTTTCATCTTTTTCCTATGTTGGTTAACCTCATAGAATGAGGGCTCCAAAATGGGTAATATGGATTCAAATGATGGAAACATTTATACACCCCCTAACCTTTCTTTTAAATTGAAATCTACTTTATTTTCCTCCGAAACTTCTAACATTTCCACTTCATGAAGTTTCATATAAGAACCAATCATGCGTGTCGGAAACTGTTTTAGCTTTGTGTTAAATTGGTAGACGTTCGCATTATAGGAACGTCGGCTAGCAGATAATTTTTCTTCCACATCGGTAATCGCGGCTGTTAAGCTACGATAGACTGTGTCCGCTTTCAATTCAGGGTAATTTTCCACTTGTAATTTCAGTTTACTTTCAAAACTTTCGATTTCGTTCGATGCTGCTAGTTTTTCATTCGCCGACATCTGGGTATAATTAGTACGAATTTTCGCCAATTTCATTTGTGTTTCTTGTTCATAATCTGTGTAAGACACAACGGTATCCGCAAGTTTCGATAATTGATCAAAACGTTGCAATAAATATGTTTCAATCGCACGATGCGCTTCTTCTATTCGGTTTCGCAATGAAATAAATGTGTTGTACTGTACGACCAAGTAAATCAAAATAATGGCCACTACAAAAAAAGATAAAACCAACATCAGCATAAATAAACCTAGAATTGTTTCCAAAACCTCTCCCCTTCACACTCCAATATATAATTCAAGTGTAACTCGCCAACGTTAAAACAAGGTTAAGATGGGAAAACAAAAAAGTCTTCACTCTTTTAGTTGGAGTGAAGACTTTTTTGGATGCATGGTAAAAAAATTATTTTTCATATTCTTTTTCAAAATCAATCGTGCTTCTTACTGTATCAATAGGTCTTACCAACTTCTCAATTTGCTCGCGTTTTGGCTCTAAAAATGGCGGTAGTGAGAGGATTTCACCAAGAGTTTCGTATGGCTCATCCCCCATAAAGCCTGGACCATCTGTTGCAAATTCAAATAAGATTTGCGGCGCAACACGCGCATAAAGCGATCCAAAAAAGAAACGATCCACAAAGCCTGATGTTTGGAATCCGAAACTTTCTAGTCTGTTTGTCCATTCATCTAGCACATCACGATCTTCTACACGGAATGCCGCATGGTGAACAGTGCCGTAACCTTGGCGAGCGACTGGCAATACTGTATTATGTTCAACAATTACTTGTGCGCCATTTCCACCCTTACCGCCTTCGAATAAATGATAAGAATCCTCTTGTGCGATTTCATTAAAGACCATCACTTTTTCCAACACTTCCTTGAAATAATCAAATTCAGCAATGCGGACAAAAATGGGTCCTAAACCGGTAATCGCAAACTCGAGTGGAATCGGGCCATCTTGCCACGGCGTTCCTGATTCGACACCTTCGTTAAACTCATCCGAAATCAGTTGATATTGTTGATCATCAAAATCAACAAAGGATAATGTCTTTTTGCCAAATTGTTCAGTAATGCCTGTATGCTTCACTTCCAATCGATCAAAACGTTTCACCCAATAATCAAGCGCGACATTCGTCGGAACACGGAATGATGTTTTTGAAATTTCATTTGTTCCGTGTACGCCTTTGGGGATATTCGGGAAATCGAAGAACGTCATATCTGTACCCGCACTTCCTTTGTCGTCAGCAAAGAATAAGTGATAGGTTTGAATGTCATCTTGGTTGACAGTTTTTTTTACTAAACGCATCCCCAGTACATATGTGAAAAACTCATAGTTTTTTTCTGCGCTGCTTGTAATGGCAGTTACATGGTGAATTCCTTTTAAATGGTTCATTTTATTGTCCTCCTAATTTTTTCAGTAATTAAGTTAAAGGCTTTTTGCTCTATGCCCAATCCTTTTTAACATTTCGATTGTCTCGTTAATTTCATCGGCCTCTAATTGATCAAAAACTTTTTCCATAATGAGTTTATGCTCCGGAAATATTCGATTCATTAAATCCATACCGCTATCGGTTAGTGCTGCATAGGTTACGCGTCGATCCTTTGGACAGGCTTTACGAATCACATAGTTCTTATTCACGAGCTTATCCACGACATAGGTGATACTGCCGCTTGTTAGAAGCACCTTTTTTCCAATCATTTGTGTCGGCTGATCACCTTTGTGATACAACAACTCTATAACAGAGAATTCTGTTGGGTTTAGTCCATAATTTGAAACATCTTTACGAATGACTTCTTGAATTGCTTGGGAGGTACGAAGTATGACAGTAACAGCTTTTAATTCATCTGTGGCGATCTTCATTGTTTTCACTCCTAAACTAGTTTGAATTCAAGTATCTTTAATTCAAGGTAAATATAACATGAAATGAATTACTTTGTCAATCGTCGTGTTTAGCACTCCCGAAACAATTAAAAAAAGAGACTTTAGCAAATGCCAAAATCTCTACCTTTTATTTCGATTTTATCAATCATTCAATCGGGAGCCAAACTTCGATAATCAGTTCGTTTTCGGGATGAGTGTATCGTTCAATGGCATAACCATCGCGCATACGGTAATTTATTAGCTCCAATAGTTTGTTAAATATTGTTGGAATTGCAGGGATTCCGCCTTCTACTGGGGCAACTATATATTTTCCAGCAGAAATGATTACCTCTTCTGTACCAGTCAACTTTTCTGCGTGATGAGATTTTATTCCCGCGATATAGTGGATTATTCCCCCTTCCATGGATAAGCACACGCCGAATGATTCATCTGCGACAATGCCCTTTTCTGCAATCTTTGAGTTCAAAAAATTCCATTTACCTGGAATTTTTTCGAGTGGTCCTTGTAGACCGTATCCTGTTACAGCAAATTCTTTTACCTCAATGATTCGAGTTTCCATAACAATCTTCTCCTACATAAATTTTGATGTATCAATGGTCTGAACGCTTAATTCCCGTCTTACTTTCATTTATAATAGCATATTTTCAGACAATTTAGTTGGGAGGATATAAATTAAGAATAAAGATGCAAAGAAGTCCACCATAACAAAATTTTGGCGGACTTCATGATTTCTTGAATCTATATTAAACAAGCATAATAATTTCCAGCTTACTGTTATCATTCCTCTAAAGCATCAGGATAAATAACACTGTCAAAAACTTCGCCAGTTGCATGATCTTTGTAATCGACTTCAACCTTTACCTTATTTGGCTCTGCACCATCAAATACTTGATAGTACATACCAGACATAGCCAAGCCCAATGCAGCAAAACCATCAAAACTATTCTCAAAAGCTTCTTTATCGACTATGAGTGTAAATTTCGAAAACGATTTATTGTACTTTACATCTTGAATGGATTGAAAATCTTCATCGATTTTCAATTCATCAGCATAACTTATCAAATTGTCAGCCATATCAGCCATCATTTCTTTATGCTTCGACTTCGGCATCTTGTAAGTTAATGAGCCATCGCTGTTTTTTGTGACATCAGTTACCCCTTCATTTTTTGCGTTTTCAATTGCTTTATCAATATCCTCACCTTCAAAAAACGATGCAGGTAATGTGACTTCGACATTTACAATTCCTTTATCGACCGCAACTTTTTCGCCAGACTCATCCTTCGAGTCTTTTTCACTATCCGACGAACAAGCAACTAAGAATACCAACATTAGCGCAGATACTAAAATACCAAACTTCTTCATTAAAAAACCTCCTGAATTTTTGAATCATTCTTCCACATAATTTTATTTCACCAAGAAGAATACAGGCGACCCTTCACTTGAATCGTACGAAACTTTGAAATCATCATCGATTTTAACCTGGTTATAAATATAGCCTTCACCTGTTCCGCCACTAAAAAGTTCCTTATCTAGTTCATTTGGTATCACAGCTGAATTTAATTCATACACTTCACCTTCATCTGAAACAAAATTGAAATTAAACGAGGAGAAAAATAAACTATCATCGTCCGTTTCTGAATCCTTTAGGAACCCTTTAACTTTTACGAGCGCATATTCATAACCTTCTTCAGCTGACTCATTATATGGATTTTCTTTTTCAATAATGGACCAAGCATCGTCCCCACGGATAACTTCTAATAAAGTTAGTTCAAGTGATGAAGGATACGAATTAAAGCTGTCATCGTAAATATTTTCTTTTACAGTAATCGTATCTCCGAATGGCAATGGATTTGACCGTGTACCAACGGATTTCACTTTTTCCTCTTCCTGTTCCGTTTCCTCGACACCATTTTCGTCTTCCCCTGCATCTTCTTCGCTTACTGAATCTACACCCTTATCTGAAGCTGACGATACTTCGCGATTATTCTTTTCATCAATGTCGCCACACCCTCCCAACATCAATAAAGTTACAACACCTAAAATATACAAAATCTGTTTCAATTAAAACCCCTCCATAACTTTTCTTTATACCTTCTGCTTTATTGTAAACAAAGATTAAAAGAGACCTTCGTGTATATCCATAAAGGTCATCATTTATTTTTAATCCAGTCAATTATTTATCTCATGGTATACTAAAGTAAACATTCTGAAAGAGAGTTGATCAAGCATGAATACACAAATTACGACAAAAATGAAAATCTTAAAGCCGGCAAATGAAATATTCGAAGCGATTGTAGACCCTGAAAAAATGGCTAATTATTGGTTTTCATCGGGAACAGGAAGAGTAGAACAAGGAAAAACGATTACTTGGAGATATGATGAATACAATGCAGAAGGTATAATTTATGTATCAGAAGTCGTTGAAAATGAAAAAATCGTTTTCTCGTGGGGTGGAGAAGGTCAAGAAACCGTAGTAATAATTACTTTAGAAAAGTTGGATAAATCAACAACGATAATCAAGGTAATTGAATCTGGGTTACAAGAAAATGACCCAGACATCGTAAACAAAATGCTTGGTCAAAAAGAAGGATGGGTTTACATGTTGACTTGTTTGAAGGGGTATTTGGAAAATGGCGTAAACAATTTGAGGGCTTCGCTGGTTCATTAAGCAATGAATACAAAAAACACGTTTCAGACATTGAACGTGTTTTTTAATGTCCTGATTCAGTTAATGGTCATTTAACTACAACCGCAATGACCAAATGGGCCAATCGGAATCGCACATGAATTACATATTAACATTCTTTTCTTTTTCTTATCCGCCAGTCGCTGTTCATTTTCTTTCTTCTCTCGAAGATTTGCAGAAGCTATAAATCTGTCGGCTTTATCCTTAGTAAAGAAAAA
This genomic window from Sporosarcina sp. Marseille-Q4063 contains:
- a CDS encoding aldo/keto reductase family oxidoreductase yields the protein MKKIKLGTSGLHVSTISLGCMRMGKLAKNEAANVIHNALDVGVDFFDHADIYAGGESEAVFAEAIDMNSTIREKMFIQTKAGIRKGYFDFSKEHILTTVDESLKRLKTDYIDVFLLHRPDALVEPEEVAEAFSELEKNGKVRHFGVSNHNPMQIELLKKYVEQDLIVNQLQFSIMHTSMIDAGIQMNTRFENSVDRDGSILDYSRLNDMTIQAWSPFQHGFFKGVFIDNDQFSELNAKLGEISEKYEVTKSAIATAWILRHPAIIQPVVGTMNSERLKSIAKAADIVLTREEWYEIYLAAGNELP
- a CDS encoding sulfate adenylyltransferase, whose translation is MSENMTTTTTKNRFADYPQQPHGGELIDRVLTGSELEEAVVRAKSLPAIMVDLEAVITLEMIATGVLSPNEGFMNEVDYKSVLTVGRLSNGLVWPVPLSFAPIGKRNKEVVKTLSIGDEVALSDENNEPVAILTIEDIFDYDKEYRASHLFGTTDRNHPGVDSIFRRMGDTALGGPIKLLRRVDWGPFEKLRLEPKDTWHEFYEEKKFRSTAGFITGANPLHRGHEYIHKNALEEIDGLLLQPLVEMAKREYTRHEFRMLSYRSVLDTYYPKGRSILAPLRVTYIFAGPRETVLHALIMKNYGCTHALIGRDHAGIGDYYDKYASHSIFDQFDPAELGIDIRLFHEVFYCTRCDSPATGQSCPHDEQYRINISGTGIREMLRHGIMPPKEIVRPESARIAIQGVQPKGLDENEVSIAPVGKTIKSMFPFYLDRVRLGGRKRATPLTVEELTNLDLEDANLDVRSNAERIYREVFEEYSSVGDTNRNLQPDWVADARVALRSQQQMVIQDLEEKIGQAPAVASDEFMYQDKAEAERELEVAKKILADMPKVLRKEDVEYRSWNLLPYKRYRGSDEPNDK
- a CDS encoding DUF3137 domain-containing protein, which produces MNHKFKQLYADLLISKLIDALFRSYKKPEDDGEFTYRATYSPNEHIEKSEIYQSNYFGDNHRIDGEDYIEGQLGLTTFRFSEIYVTASATRAEDTDSTVFKGVVFIADFNKAFEGSTFIFRRKFLNNTHPYAKSAGAFQIELTNHNFNKEFLVMTTDDVEDRYILSPNFVNKIQKYSDRVNGKAEFVFTDNKMFIFRETKKDQFSGKLYNSDDEARLRQIYDDFLEYFSIVDELTLNRRIWSKI
- a CDS encoding LemA family protein gives rise to the protein METILGLFMLMLVLSFFVVAIILIYLVVQYNTFISLRNRIEEAHRAIETYLLQRFDQLSKLADTVVSYTDYEQETQMKLAKIRTNYTQMSANEKLAASNEIESFESKLKLQVENYPELKADTVYRSLTAAITDVEEKLSASRRSYNANVYQFNTKLKQFPTRMIGSYMKLHEVEMLEVSEENKVDFNLKERLGGV
- a CDS encoding ring-cleaving dioxygenase, with the translated sequence MNHLKGIHHVTAITSSAEKNYEFFTYVLGMRLVKKTVNQDDIQTYHLFFADDKGSAGTDMTFFDFPNIPKGVHGTNEISKTSFRVPTNVALDYWVKRFDRLEVKHTGITEQFGKKTLSFVDFDDQQYQLISDEFNEGVESGTPWQDGPIPLEFAITGLGPIFVRIAEFDYFKEVLEKVMVFNEIAQEDSYHLFEGGKGGNGAQVIVEHNTVLPVARQGYGTVHHAAFRVEDRDVLDEWTNRLESFGFQTSGFVDRFFFGSLYARVAPQILFEFATDGPGFMGDEPYETLGEILSLPPFLEPKREQIEKLVRPIDTVRSTIDFEKEYEK
- a CDS encoding MarR family winged helix-turn-helix transcriptional regulator, with the protein product MKIATDELKAVTVILRTSQAIQEVIRKDVSNYGLNPTEFSVIELLYHKGDQPTQMIGKKVLLTSGSITYVVDKLVNKNYVIRKACPKDRRVTYAALTDSGMDLMNRIFPEHKLIMEKVFDQLEADEINETIEMLKRIGHRAKSL
- a CDS encoding GyrI-like domain-containing protein codes for the protein METRIIEVKEFAVTGYGLQGPLEKIPGKWNFLNSKIAEKGIVADESFGVCLSMEGGIIHYIAGIKSHHAEKLTGTEEVIISAGKYIVAPVEGGIPAIPTIFNKLLELINYRMRDGYAIERYTHPENELIIEVWLPIE
- a CDS encoding SRPBCC family protein; amino-acid sequence: MNTQITTKMKILKPANEIFEAIVDPEKMANYWFSSGTGRVEQGKTITWRYDEYNAEGIIYVSEVVENEKIVFSWGGEGQETVVIITLEKLDKSTTIIKVIESGLQENDPDIVNKMLGQKEGWVYMLTCLKGYLENGVNNLRASLVH